ACGGTCAACATCGGCTGTTGTTGCGCAACGCCGAGTTCTTTGAAGCCGTGCTGCATGCCTTGCCCCTGGATCGCCAGGCGGCCCTGGGTTTCGCGCCGGGCCAGAGCGAGGCGTTCAAGGCCTGGATGCTTGAGAAAATCGCCGCCCCCGAGCAACGGCGCTAGCTGTTCGAAAGCCCTGATATCAGCCCTGAAGCGACGCGCGACGCCTTGGTATTGACGCAAAAACCCATGCGCCGCCTGGCGAAATGGCGCTCGCAATTGTTTACACCGACCCTCGAAGAGCGGGTCAAGACGCTTTACCCCTTCGCCACCCGAGAGGAAATCGACACCTACCTGCCCAGCCTGGAAGACCCGCAACAGTTGCAGCGCTTCGAAGCCCGCGAAGTGGAAAAAGTCGAACTCAAGACCGAGCTGAGAAGCTGGGCCGAGCTGAGCACGCCCGGCGAGCCCGAAGGCAGCGCTGGACGCCGGCATAACCTGGCCAACGCCTTGATCCGGTTGTGGGAACACAACTTCAAGCCTGACCCGGAGGGATTTGGCCTCGGCTTGAACGGCGCCTCCCTGCAAGGCTTGCTCGGTAATCTGCGCCTCAAGGCCCGCTTCGACCACGTGCTGCACCTGGAGCTGATCGACGCCCAACTGCTGGATAGCGACACACCCTTCCTGGAAAATTTCCCCCGGCTAGTGACGCTCAACCTGCAAGGCAGCCGCTTGACGCGCCTGCCGCAGCCGGTGACCCGCATGATCGGCCTGCGGGAATTGACGCTGGACAACAACCCGCTGCAATGGGATGCCGCAAGCCTGGCGCAATTGCGGCACCTGCCGTGGCTGCGGCACTTGTCATTGAGCGGCAACCGCCTGCTGAGCGTGGCGCCGGACATCGGCGGCATGCCGTTCCTGCGTTCGCTCGCGCTGCGCAACACGGGCATCCGCGAATGGCCCGAGGGCTTGTTCGCACGCTCACGCCTGGCGGGTTTCACCCTTGACCTGCAAAACACCGCCATTGATCACGTCCCGCAATTTCTACCCTGGCAACCCGAAGCCGAGCTGGTGGCGCGCACCCGGCTGGACCGCCACCGGCTAACGCTGGACGCCGAGAACACCTTTGTCGGCTACCGCCTCGCGGCGGGGCTCGACCCCCTGCGCACGTACGAGCCTCAAGGCAACGCGGCCTTTTGGCTGGACGGCGAAAAACCCGACCACCAGCCCTTCTTGCAGAAGCTGTGGAACGAACTCGAACAGGAACACGGCGCCCAGGGCTTTTTCGAAGTGCTCAAAAGCCTGGAACAACCGGAGGTGTTCGAAGACCCGCGCGACCAGTTGCGTTACCAGCGCAGCCGCCGGGATCTGACCAGCAAGGTCTGGCACATGCTGATTGTGATGCAGGGCGACGAGGCCCTGCGCGCGCGTTTGTTCATGCTGGCGAGCAACCCGGTGACCTGCGCCGATGCAGGGTTGCAGGTGTTCAATGCGATGGGGGTGGAGTTCGAACTCCACGACGTGTTGCACACCTGGAGCGGCACCGAGCAGGCGTTGCAACTGGCGCGCCTGGCCAAGGGCAAGTCGCGCCTGGAACGCCTCAATCAAGTGGCGCAGGCGGATATCCGCGAGCGCCTCAAGCCAGTGGCCGAAGGCGGCCAGGGCTTGCGCTTTTCCACGCAGATGGTCGACGGGCAGCCGGGCACCGTGGATGAAGTGGAGATTTACCTGGCCTATCAAAGCGCACTCAAACAACGCCTGGGTTTGCCCTGGGTGTCGGACCACATGAGCTACCGCGCCACCGCCGATGTGGACGCTGCCAAGATCAATGCCGCCCATGACAGCGTCTTGGCGCTGGAGGCCGGCGACGGTCTGGTCGATGGCATGCTTGAACAACCCTTCTGGGACAGCTATCTGCGCAGCGCCCACGCCGATGAATTTGCCGCCGGCATCGAACGCGCGAATGCGCTGATCGAGCCGCTGGACGACTTGATGTTTGCGCAGAACGAGTGGGCCTCAAGCAGCGCACGCAGCGATACGCTCAAGCAACGCCTGTTGCGCCTGGCCGATGCGCTGAACGTGCCCCATGCGAGCGTGTTGAGCGGCGAGCCGATGACGCCGCAAACCTATGAACGAATCCTGGCCGACGGTTTTACCGGCACCCAAGAAAGTGAGCGTGAACTGGCGCGGCGCCTGACGCGCGAGGCGTTGCAGCGCCTGGAGGCGCCTGCCCATACGCGGCGGTGAGCTACACCTCGGAATCCCACACCACGGTCACGGTACCGTTGTAGGTACTGCCGCCCTGATCGAGCATTTGCGCCACGGCATCGGCCTTGACCTCGAAATGCAAAGTGCTGGGCTTGCGGTCGATGTAGCGCGAGGGCTGGAACCGTTCGGTGCCGCTGCCGTCCAGGCGCAGGGGCAGGCGGTTGACCGGTCGCCCGACGGCGTCGGTCAGGCCCGGCGGCAAGGTCACCGCCACCTCCACCGGCACCTGGTGGCCGGCGGCGTTGCGCAGGCCGCAGGTGTTGCCCAGCGGTTCGCCGCATTCCAGGTTCATCTTGAACTGCGAGCTGGCCCACAGGTTGACGGTCTGGTCGCGCAACAATCGGCTTGGTTTGCGTCCCGTGTTGAGCCAGGCCTGCCAGCCGCCCTGGGGTTCGAGCTGGATACGGTTGCCGCCGGGGGGGACTTCCACGAGCAGGTGGTGGTCGACGTCGAGGGTAAAATTAAGGGTCAAGCTATTGTCATTGGGCAGCATGATGTCGCCGAAATCGAAATCCGCGCCCGGTCCGATCGTGTAGTTGATGGTCCCAACGTAACGACCCGCCCCCATGGTCAGTGGATTGGGCGTTTTCATCTCGTAGGAAAACTCGAAGGTGTCATACACCAGACCCGGGATATCGTCGATCGCTTGAACTTTGCAGATACCTGCATCCACAGGGAGAATCCATGCAAACAGGAACAACCGCTGATGACCGGTGCCCATCCCCGTACTGACACAGGGCGGAGATGGGTACATCCAAAAATAGAAACCTTTATCCCAGGCTATATAGTAGGCCGGCGGCTGCATGATCCATTTGTTACCGATACCGGCGATACGCACCTTAACTGTCTCGCTTTGGCCCGTATCGAGATTAGTCACCGCCACCTCGCGCCATGAGGTGGGCGCCTTGAACATGGCGCCCTTGCGCGGATCGGAGTGATTGGCCTGGATAGGTGCGCTGGACGTGAACTGGATAGCCGGGGTACGGATACTGAATATTCCCAATTGCTTGCAGCGCTCTGGAATATGCCAGGGGCACATGCCGCTTTCCGGCGTGGTGTTCTTGAAGATATTCACCATGGGATTGGCCGGGTTCGGGCGAAACTCAGCGGTGATTTCCTGCACGAATCCGTAAGCCGGTACCGACGCCAACAATCCGCTTACGCACACCAGTCCAGCTTTTAACAGGCCTTGCAGCCAGGCAGCAATTTTCATCATTAACTCCAAAAAATCACGGGGCGACGGCGTCGAACACCATGTGCACGGTTCCGTAGTAACGCCCCGGCTGATAGTCGTCGTCGGGTTTGATCGCGGCAATTTCCAGGGCCACGCGCTTGCCGGGGCGAGCATCGCTGCTGGTCACCACTTCAGTCGGGGCGAGGCCCAGTTCCACGGCGTTGAACGTCACGCGCAGGTCGATGCGCCGGGTGCCGTTATAAAGAAACGGTTCGCCATCGAGCCGCGCGGCAATCCCACCGCCGACGTTCTTCACGTCGAATTGCGCGCGCAGCGGCGTCAGCTGCGAGCTCACCGGGTTGTACGGCATCACTTGCTCCTGCTGCACCAGCAGCGGGTCCACCGGCAGTACGTAAAAGTCGGCGGTGGGAATGGTCACCGACACCTCGAAGGTCTCGCGCTCGACGGCGGCCCGCGCCTGGGGCAAGCCCAGGCCGAGGCAGAGCGCGAGGCACCATGCTTTGTTGAACATGCGTTTCACCTGTGACAGGCGGCCAGGGCTCAGCCCTTGACCTCGATGGGTTTGCTCTCGTTGCCTTCGATCAGGCTGAAGCGGTATTCACGGCCCGGCTCTTTGTCGAAGCCATAGGAACGCCCGGCGCGGATGT
Above is a genomic segment from Pseudomonas azadiae containing:
- a CDS encoding NEL-type E3 ubiquitin ligase domain-containing protein is translated as MRRLAKWRSQLFTPTLEERVKTLYPFATREEIDTYLPSLEDPQQLQRFEAREVEKVELKTELRSWAELSTPGEPEGSAGRRHNLANALIRLWEHNFKPDPEGFGLGLNGASLQGLLGNLRLKARFDHVLHLELIDAQLLDSDTPFLENFPRLVTLNLQGSRLTRLPQPVTRMIGLRELTLDNNPLQWDAASLAQLRHLPWLRHLSLSGNRLLSVAPDIGGMPFLRSLALRNTGIREWPEGLFARSRLAGFTLDLQNTAIDHVPQFLPWQPEAELVARTRLDRHRLTLDAENTFVGYRLAAGLDPLRTYEPQGNAAFWLDGEKPDHQPFLQKLWNELEQEHGAQGFFEVLKSLEQPEVFEDPRDQLRYQRSRRDLTSKVWHMLIVMQGDEALRARLFMLASNPVTCADAGLQVFNAMGVEFELHDVLHTWSGTEQALQLARLAKGKSRLERLNQVAQADIRERLKPVAEGGQGLRFSTQMVDGQPGTVDEVEIYLAYQSALKQRLGLPWVSDHMSYRATADVDAAKINAAHDSVLALEAGDGLVDGMLEQPFWDSYLRSAHADEFAAGIERANALIEPLDDLMFAQNEWASSSARSDTLKQRLLRLADALNVPHASVLSGEPMTPQTYERILADGFTGTQESERELARRLTREALQRLEAPAHTRR
- a CDS encoding CS1 type fimbrial major subunit, whose protein sequence is MFNKAWCLALCLGLGLPQARAAVERETFEVSVTIPTADFYVLPVDPLLVQQEQVMPYNPVSSQLTPLRAQFDVKNVGGGIAARLDGEPFLYNGTRRIDLRVTFNAVELGLAPTEVVTSSDARPGKRVALEIAAIKPDDDYQPGRYYGTVHMVFDAVAP